Proteins from a single region of Cherax quadricarinatus isolate ZL_2023a chromosome 89, ASM3850222v1, whole genome shotgun sequence:
- the LOC128697195 gene encoding PH domain-containing protein DDB_G0275795 isoform X1, producing the protein MSPQPDWPTTSSIFTSSGDASQHYLSAGPVTDLEASSFQVQPPSWSLTSQDDTSPIAFDPLIASPASPKAEVLSAQVHPCEERSLSVSAGGHKQQQSHQQKLQRKQKDQKQQLQGQKHQKQQQQQQQQQQQQQQQQQQQQQQQGRHKSQRRSHRRHRRRRRTTSTAS; encoded by the coding sequence ATGTCTCCGCAGCCAGACTGGCCAACTACCTCCTCGATCTTCACCTCTAGTGGTGATGCCTCTCAGCATTACCTCTCTGCGGGACCAGTAACAGACCTGGAGGCATCCAGCTTCCAGGTCCAGCCACCTTCCTGGTCTCTCACTTCCCAAGATGACACCAGTCCCATAGCATTCGACCCACTTATCGCGAGTCCAGCTTCACCGAAAGCAGAGGTCTTGAGCGCTCAGGTTCACCCCTGTGAGGAACGTAGTCTCTCCGTGTCTGCTGGCGGCCACAAACAGCAGCAATCTCATCAGCAAAAGTTGCAGCGAAAGCAGAAAGACCAGAAGCAGCAGTTGCAGGGGCAGAAGCatcagaaacagcaacagcagcagcaacagcagcagcaacagcagcagcagcagcagcagcagcagcagcagcagcaagggcgACATAAATCACAGCGCCGATCACATCGTCGTCATCGTCGTCGGCGACGTACAACCTCCACTGCTTCTTGA